A region of the Leucobacter komagatae genome:
ATGCCTTCGTCACCGAGCAGCCGGTCAACGTCTTCCTGGGTGTAGGCGGCAACCACGGCCGGGTCGAAGCCGTCGAACGCAGCTCTGAAGTTCTCGCGTTTGCGGAGAATGATGAGCCAGGAAAGCCCCGACTGAAACGCCTCGAGCGTGAGCCGCTCAAACACCCCGCGCTCGTCGCGCACGGGCATGCCCCACTCGGTGTCGTAGTAGTCGGTGAGTAGCGGTGACTGCAGCGCCCATGCTGCGCGGATCGGGGTCACGTGCGTGTTCGTCATCTGAAAACCCTCTCTGCTCGGACCGGGGTGCTCCCGGCTGACCCAAGCGTAGCCCGGCCCTCCGGCGGGGAGGGCGAGGGGCGTATTTCTGTGGATAACTCGCTGTTTTCGAGCATTCTCAGCCCTCTCTTGTGCGTGCACCGAGGGCTTTGGATGCGGCCCCGTTTGCACCACTGTGGAGCCGCTTCCAAGCGCTTCTGGATCGGCTGTGAGTGGGGGTGTCGGGGTAGAGCGCCAGGAGTCCAGCCCGGGGATCACAGCCTGGCAGCAGAGACCGCGGAATACTGCCAGGACTCGACGTTCGACATGCCATCGGCCCACCCAATGCCGAATTCGGGCCGGAACAACAGATCTATGGTCGATCGCATACGGTACGGCTGAGTACTGAGTACTGAGTGCTGAGGGCTGAGGGCTGACGGCTGGGTGCCGGTGGCGCTAGGGCAGGGTGCCTGTGCGGCCTGGGGCTCGCTCTAGCTGGGGAGGCCCGCAGGCCCCTCCGTCACCAGGATCGCGAAGCCCGCCGCGTCCAGCACCGGAATGCCGAGCTCCTCGGCCTTCGCAAGCTTTGAGCCCGCGCCGGGGCCAGCCGCGACAAAGTCGGTCTTCTTCGAAACGCTCGAGGCGGCCTTCCCGCCTGCCTGGATGATCGCTTCTTTCGCCCCGTCACGGGTGAAGCCGTCGAGCGAGCCCGTCGCGACAATCGTCAGGCCCGTGAGCACGCCCTCAGCGCTCTCGGCTGCGCCCGGCCCGGCGTGCCCCGGTGTCGACCACTGCACGCCCGCGGCAGCCCACCGGTCGACGATGTCGACGTGCCAGTCGACCTCGAACCAGGCGAGGAGCGAGTCGGCGATGATTCCGCCGACACCGTCGACCTGCGCGAGTTCCTCGGCCGAGGCCGCCCGGATGGCATCGAGCGAGCCGAACCATTCCGCGAGCGCACGGGCGGCGACCGGGCCAACGTGGCGAATGTTCAGCGAGACAAGGAGGCGCCACAGGGGCTTCGTCTTCGCGCGATCGAGTTCGGCGAGGAACGTCTCTGCGTCTTTCGACGGAAGAATGCGTTCGAAGTCTTTGCGAACCCCGGCGGCCCGTCGCTCGGCCGGCGTCTTGTCTTCCCAGCCAGGCGGGTACGTGCGCTCGATCTTCTGGAATGGTCGACGGCGCCGTGGCTCCCCCGTTTCGTCCTCGAGCACGGGCTCCCCCGTCTCGGCGTCTCGCACAATGACGACGATGGGCACGAGCTCATCGAGGGTCAGGTCAAAGAGCCCGGCCTCGGTCTCGAGCGGTGGCTCCGCCGGGATCTCGGGCTGCGTCAGCGCTGCGGCGGTGATCTCGCCGAGCACCTCAACGTCGAGCGCGCCACGCGAGCCGATGTGCTCGACCCTGCCGCGCACCTGAGCCGGGCAGGCCCGAGCGTTCGGGCAGCGCAGGTCGATATCGCCCTCTTTCATCGCCCGCAGCGTGGTGCCGCACTCTGGGCACTCGGTCGGCATCTGCCACTCGACCTCGCTGCCGTCGCGCCGTTCGAGCACGGCGCCGAGGATCTCGGGAATCACGTCGCCTGCTTTTCGCAGCACAACGGTGTCACCGATGAGCACGCCCTTCGCGCGCACGACCTCCTGGTTATGGAGCGTTGCCTGGCTGACGGTTGACCCAGCCACCTTCACCGGCGCCATCACCGCGTAGGGCGTCGCGCGCCCCGTGCGGCCCACGCCCACGCGAATGTCGAGGAGCTTCGTGTGCACCTCCTCGGGCGGGTACTTGTAAGCAATCGCCCAGCGGGGCGCCCGACTTGTCTCGCCAAGCTCTGCGTGGAGCGCAAACTCGTCGATCTTCACGACGATGCCGTCGATGTCGTGGTCGATGTCGTGGCGGCGAGCTCCGCGATCCTCGATGAACTCGGCGACCTCGTCGACGGTCTCGAACACCCGCGAGTGCGGCGAGACTGGCAGCCCCCAACCGGCGAGCAGCGCATAGGCGTCTGACTGGCTTTCGAACGAAGGGTGCGCCCAGGCGCCGATGCCGTGCACGTACAGCGACAAGCGGCCCAGGCGCTCGCGCATAAGTTCAAGCTCGGCGGGCGTCTTCTTGTCGGCCCGCTGCCGCAGGCTGCCCGCAGCCGTGTTACGCGCGTTCGCGAACTCGGGGTAGCGAATCGTAATTTTCTCCTCGGCGACACCACGAGCAAGCTGCTCGTCGGCGAATGCCGCCTGCAGCTGGTGCTGCCGCTCGTTGAGCCACTCGAAATCTTCGCGGCGCAGGAACACCTCGCCGCGGGCTTCAAAGAACTCGGGGATACCGTCGCCAGACAGCGTGCGCGGGATAGCCGCGATGAAGTCGACGTTCTCCGTAATGTTCTCGCCCACCCGGCCGTCACCGCGGGTGGTCGCGGTCTCCAAGACGCCGTTGCGGTAGGCCAGGCTGATCGCGAGCCCGTCAATCTTCAGCTCCGAGAGCCAGCGCACCTCGCGGCCTGCAGCAGCACGCGCCTTGCTCGCCCACTCACGGAACTCCTCGATCGAGAAGACATTGTCGAGGCTGAGCAGCCGCTCGGCGTGCTCGTGCTCGGGGAACCCGGCGGACACGAGGGCTGCGCCCACCTCCTGCGTCGGGCTGTCGTGCCCGGCGAGCTCGGGGAACGCGCGTTCAATCGCTTCGAGCCTGCGGAACAGCACGTCGTACTCGGCGTCTGAGACGAGGCTCACGCCCTCCGAATGGTAGGCCGTGCGGTACCGCTCAATGTCGGCGGTCAGGGCATCGCTCTCAGCGCGGGCCGCTTCGAAGTCGCTCGGAGTCACAGCTGCATCAGTCACGAGAACAGTTTACGATTCACCGCCGACATTCTCCGCCAGGATCGCGCGCACGCCGGTCAAGCCACGCGCACCGGGCGCGCCCACCGAGGGGATCGCCCGGCGAGGACCCGGCTAGACCGCGGCGTGCTCGCGCGCCGACACCGCGCGATCGACCGTGAACTGCCCGAGCACACGCGTGCCGAGATACAGCACGGCGGTCTGGCCCGGCGCGACGCCCGAGAGGGGCTCGGTCTGCTCAAGGTTGATATCAACGACGACCTCGTGAGTTGCGTCGGCGCGGTGCTGCTCGGTCCGCTCGTCTTCCGAAATCGGCACGACTCGCGCCCGAGCGGGCACAGGGTCGGCGTGCGCGCGGATCTGAACGTCACAGTCGAACGTCTCGGTGAGGTCGAGCCCCGGCTCCCCCGCCCAGGTGAAGCGGCCACCCGCGATGCGCGAGATGTCGAGCATCTCCTTCGGGCCGACGACGACCTGGTTCGACACCGGGCGGATCGACAGCACGTAGCGCGGGTTACCATCGGGGGCGGGCATGCCGAGCTGGAGGCCTCGGCGCTGACCGATCGTGTAGCCGTGCGCGCCGTCGTGCGTACCAACGACGGTACCGGACTCGTCGAGGATGTCGCCGGGCTCACGCTTGAGGTGCTCGGAGAGCCACCCTCGCGTGTCGCCGTCGGGGATGAAGCAGATGTCGTGACTGTCGGGCTTCTGCGCGATCTGGATGCCGCGGTCGGCGGCTTCCTCCCGGATCAGGGCCTTCGAGGGGGTGTCACCGAGCGGGAAGTAGCACTTCTCAAGCTGCGGGCCGGTGAGCACGCCGAGCACGTACGACTGATCCTTCGCCCAGGCGCTCGCGCGGTGCAGCTCGGGGCCATCTGCGCCGTCGATGAGCGTCGCGTAGTGGCCCGTCGCGACGGCGTCGAAACCGAGCGCAATCGCCTTATCGAGCAGGGCAGCGAACTTGATCTTCTCGTTGCACCGCATGCAGGGGTTCGGCGTGCGCCCGGCCGCGTACTCAGCGACGAAGTCGTCAACGACGTCGGCCTTGAACCGCTCGCTGAAGTCCCAGACGTAGAAGGGAATGTCGAGCAGGTTTGCGACGCGTCGCGCGTCCATCGCGTCCTCGATCGTGCAGCACCCACGCGATCCCGTGCGGAGGGTTCCCGGCATTCTGCTCAGCGCGAGGTGGACGCCGACGACCTCGTGCCCCGCCTCGACGGCGCGCGCAGCGGCGACGGCGGAGTCAACCCCACCACTCATAGCTGCCAAAATCTTCACCAGAGCAGCTTAATCGTTTCCACGCCCCCGCGCAGGTTTGCGGGGAAATCTTGAGGAAGTGTCTAGCTTAGGCCCGCTGCCCGGGCGCGGTCGAGCGCGGTCGGGAGGGCCGCGAGCAGCGTGTCGATCTCTTCCGCCGTGCTCGCGCTCCCGAGGGTGAACCTCAGCGCCCCGGCTGCTTCGTCCTCAGGCAGCCCGATGGCGAGGAGCACGTGCGAGGTCTCTGCAACGCCGGCTCGGCACGCCGATCCGACGGAAACCGACACCCCGGCCGCGTCGAGCAAGAACACGAGCGAGTCGCCCTGGCAACCGGGGAATGTGAAGTGCGCGTTGCCGGGAAGCCGCCGCGCTGGGTCGGTGGCCCCGCGGTAGACCGCGGTGGGGTCAATGCCCAGGATCCCGGTAGCGAGCCGGTCGCGAAGGGCGGCGAGTGCCGCCGTGTGATCAGGATCGGGCGCGCTCCCACCCGCGAGCAAGACCTCATCAAGCGCCGCCGAGAACCCGACGGCCCCAGCGACATCCTGCGTACCCGAGCGCCCGCGCTGCTGCGAGCCGCCGTGGAACAGGGGCTCAAGCGGCGCTCGGCGGCCAACGACGAGCGCACCGACACCGACGGGGCCGCCGATCTTATGGGCGGAGACGCTGAGATAGTCAGCGCCAACAGCGCGAAAATCGATCTCGACCTGGCCGAGCGCGGCGACGGCGTCGACGTGAGCGGGCACACCGGCCGCGCGCGCGACCGCGCACAGCCCCGCGACGTCTTGAACAGTGCCGATCTCGTTGTTCGCCCAGAGGAACGAGACGAGCGCTACTCGGTCGGGCCCCGCTTTGTCGAGCGCTTCGGAGAGCGTCTCAGGCGACAGGCTGCCTTCTTCGTCGAGCGGCAGCCACACGAGCTGCGCTCCCTGCGTGTCGCGCAGCCACTCGACTGCTTCGATCGTGGCGTGGTGCTCGCCGTCGGCGACGAGCAGCACCGGTCGCGCAGCGTCACGCTGCCGCGCCCAGAAGGCGCCCTTCAGCGCGAGGTTGATCGACTCGGTTCCGCCGCCCGTGAGCACGAGCTCAGCGGTGTCGCACCCGACGCCCACGGCGATTCGCTCGCGCGCACCCTCGAGTGTTTCAAGGGCGCGCTGGCCGTGGCCGTGGGTTGAGGCCGGGTTGCCGACCTCGGCGAGCGCGCGGGTGTATGCCGAGAGCACCGCGGCGCTCATGGGCGAGGTCGCGGCGTGGTCGAGGTAGGCCGGGCCGGTCACCAGGGTTCCTAGTAGAGCAGGCTCGCGAGCTTGCCGCGGGCCGCGATCACGCGCGGATCGGCGACGCCTACGACCTCGAACAGTTCGAGCAGCCGGTTCCGGATCACCGTGCGCGTGTCATCGTCGGCCCCCGCAAAGAGGTCAAGCAGCCGGAGGAACGAGTCTTCGATGTGCCCGCCCGAGAGATCGAGGTCGGCGACGCGCATCTGCGCCTCGAGGTCAGCGGGGTTCGCTGCGGCCTCGGCCCGGATGTCTTCGAGGGTGTGCCCCTGGAGCCGAAGCAAGAGCTTCGACTGTGCGAGCGCAGCCTTCGCGTCGGCGTCGGCAGGTGACTTCTGCAGCACGGCTTCCCACTCGCGCACGGCGGTCTCGAAGTCGCCGCGCTCGGCTGCCTCGAACGCCGCGATGTGGGCCTCGGGAATCTGCGGCTCGACGGGGCCGGGTGCCTCGGAGCCGTCGCCAGCCGGCGCATTGACACGACCTGCGACGCCGTTCTCCTCCGCGAGCTGGATCAGCCGCACGAAGAACTCGCGGACCTCTTGCTCGGGGACGGGGCCCTGGAAAAGCGGGACGGGGCGTTCGCCGATCATCGCGACGACCGTCGGGATCGACTGCGCCTGGAACGCCTGCGCCAGGCCCGGGTTCGCGTCGACGTCTACGCGAGCGAGCAGCACGCGCCCGTCGAGCTCGCGGGTCACCTTCTCGAGGAGCGGGCTCAGCGCCTTGCTCGGCTCGCTCCACTCAGCCCACAGGTCGAACACGATCGGAACGACCGCGGAGAGCGGGGCGATCTGGCCGAACGCTGCGTCGGTGACATCGAGCACGAGTGACGGCACGTCGACGGTCTGCGGCGCGCCGGGAGACTGGGCACCCGAGGGAGCCTGCCCGGCAGGCCCGGCCGGTGCGGCCGCTCCGCGCTGCGCGAGGTGGCTGAGGTCTACTCCCCCGCTGGGGATCCGCTGCGGCATTTCGGTTGCCATGTCTACTTCCCTGCTCCAACGAGCTCGCTCGTGACGCCGAGGAGCTGAATCTTCGATCCGTCTTCCTTGTTCGGCACAAAGAAGAGCAGCTGGTGTGCGACGTTGCGCACGATCTTGTCTTGCTGGCCGGTGAGCCCTGAGAGCGCGCTCACCGCACCCTCCGCCTGAGGCTTGTAGCGCCCGCCGTCAGAGTCGACGACCTGGGATTCGACAACCGTCGTCGCGATGAGCGCTCCGCCCGCGCCTGTTGAGAAGCTCACGATCGGCTCCTCGCCCTGCGCAACGCTCACGGAGTACTTCTGCGTCTTCTCTTCCGCGTCAGACTTCGCCTTCGCATCGGCAGCCCACGCCTTGCCGTAGTGGTCGAGCAGCGGGTCGTCGGTGAGATCGAACGGAGCCGCCTCGGGCACCTCCGCGCCACCCTGCAGGATCGCGGCGTACGACGCGCCAACATCAGCGGGCTTCAGCACGAGGCTCTCGATGTCGTCAGAAAGCAACGCCGTGCCCTCCTCGGCTGGAGCCGCCTTCGGCATGTCGAGCCCACCGCGCAGCGAAATCACGCGCGAGACGCGGAAGTCGACCTGCGGGGCACGCTGAGTCAGGATCAGCGCGAGCGACGGTGCATCGGTAGCGTTGCCGTCAGCGTCCGTGCCAGCCTCGGAGGCAACAGTCACGAACATCGTCCGCGGCCAGACCTCCGTGCTCTGCACGAGGCGGTAGCCGAGCATCTCGTTCGTAATCTTCGCCGGCACGGAGCCGTACTCGGGCACTTCGCTGCGGATCTTATAGTTCGCGGTCCGCTGAGCGAGTGCGTCGCCCTTGAATCGTGACGTGAGCTCGTCGACGCTCAGGCTTTCGTCACCCTTCGCGGCCGCGGCCGCGACGCGGTCGATGATCGTCTGCGTCTGCGCTTCGGTCACGGGCACCGGGGCGAGCCCGGTCTGCTCCGGCGCACTTCCCTCGGCCGTCACCTCGGGCTCCGGCGAAAAGTCTGGCCAGTAGTTTGCCGAGCAACCCGAGACCGCGAGCGCGGCAGTGAGGCCGAGGCCCGCCAGCGCCACCCGGGCCGAGGTAGTCCGTCGTCGATTACTTCGCATCGTTCTTCCCCGTTTCCCCGGTGCGTTCCCCTTGCTCCCCAGCGTCGGAGTCAGTTTCTGCTTCTGCTTCTGCTTCTGCTTCTGAATCAACGTCAACGTCAACGTCAACGTCAACGTCTGGATCCTCGTCGGTTTCCACGTCCTCGGCTACGATCTCGGCGTTCGCGTACTCGTCGCCCTCGGCGTCGGTGGCGCCGCTGTCGTCCTGATCCTCTTCGAGCACCTCGGCGGTGACGATCTCATCGTCTGACCCCGCCGTCTCCGCGCCCGTCGTGGTTGCGTCATCGGCCGCGCTCGCGTTCTCAGCCGACTCTGCCTCGCCCAAAGCGCCTGCTGCGGAGCCTGCATCCAAGCCGGGCGTATTGTCATTACTCCCGCGGCGGGGCGCAGAATCGAGTTCGTTCCCGCTCGAGCGCTTGCCCGAAGGTGTGAAGACGTTGCGCACTCCAAGCAGCGGGCCCGAGCGTCCGCGGCGCGGGCCGAGCGCGCGCTTATCGCGGTCGAACGCAATGAGGTAGAGCACGGCGCCGAGCACAGCGAAGAGTCCGCCGGCTGCCAGCAGCGGGCCCGCCCACGGCGTCGCGCGATCCTGCACCCACACGAGCGCAGTGCCCTTCGGAATTGGGTCAGTGCCATTACCGGCGATGAGGATCGACTGGTCAGCGGCGG
Encoded here:
- the ligA gene encoding NAD-dependent DNA ligase LigA gives rise to the protein MTDAAVTPSDFEAARAESDALTADIERYRTAYHSEGVSLVSDAEYDVLFRRLEAIERAFPELAGHDSPTQEVGAALVSAGFPEHEHAERLLSLDNVFSIEEFREWASKARAAAGREVRWLSELKIDGLAISLAYRNGVLETATTRGDGRVGENITENVDFIAAIPRTLSGDGIPEFFEARGEVFLRREDFEWLNERQHQLQAAFADEQLARGVAEEKITIRYPEFANARNTAAGSLRQRADKKTPAELELMRERLGRLSLYVHGIGAWAHPSFESQSDAYALLAGWGLPVSPHSRVFETVDEVAEFIEDRGARRHDIDHDIDGIVVKIDEFALHAELGETSRAPRWAIAYKYPPEEVHTKLLDIRVGVGRTGRATPYAVMAPVKVAGSTVSQATLHNQEVVRAKGVLIGDTVVLRKAGDVIPEILGAVLERRDGSEVEWQMPTECPECGTTLRAMKEGDIDLRCPNARACPAQVRGRVEHIGSRGALDVEVLGEITAAALTQPEIPAEPPLETEAGLFDLTLDELVPIVVIVRDAETGEPVLEDETGEPRRRRPFQKIERTYPPGWEDKTPAERRAAGVRKDFERILPSKDAETFLAELDRAKTKPLWRLLVSLNIRHVGPVAARALAEWFGSLDAIRAASAEELAQVDGVGGIIADSLLAWFEVDWHVDIVDRWAAAGVQWSTPGHAGPGAAESAEGVLTGLTIVATGSLDGFTRDGAKEAIIQAGGKAASSVSKKTDFVAAGPGAGSKLAKAEELGIPVLDAAGFAILVTEGPAGLPS
- the mnmA gene encoding tRNA 2-thiouridine(34) synthase MnmA, producing MKILAAMSGGVDSAVAAARAVEAGHEVVGVHLALSRMPGTLRTGSRGCCTIEDAMDARRVANLLDIPFYVWDFSERFKADVVDDFVAEYAAGRTPNPCMRCNEKIKFAALLDKAIALGFDAVATGHYATLIDGADGPELHRASAWAKDQSYVLGVLTGPQLEKCYFPLGDTPSKALIREEAADRGIQIAQKPDSHDICFIPDGDTRGWLSEHLKREPGDILDESGTVVGTHDGAHGYTIGQRRGLQLGMPAPDGNPRYVLSIRPVSNQVVVGPKEMLDISRIAGGRFTWAGEPGLDLTETFDCDVQIRAHADPVPARARVVPISEDERTEQHRADATHEVVVDINLEQTEPLSGVAPGQTAVLYLGTRVLGQFTVDRAVSAREHAAV
- a CDS encoding cysteine desulfurase family protein, translating into MTGPAYLDHAATSPMSAAVLSAYTRALAEVGNPASTHGHGQRALETLEGARERIAVGVGCDTAELVLTGGGTESINLALKGAFWARQRDAARPVLLVADGEHHATIEAVEWLRDTQGAQLVWLPLDEEGSLSPETLSEALDKAGPDRVALVSFLWANNEIGTVQDVAGLCAVARAAGVPAHVDAVAALGQVEIDFRAVGADYLSVSAHKIGGPVGVGALVVGRRAPLEPLFHGGSQQRGRSGTQDVAGAVGFSAALDEVLLAGGSAPDPDHTAALAALRDRLATGILGIDPTAVYRGATDPARRLPGNAHFTFPGCQGDSLVFLLDAAGVSVSVGSACRAGVAETSHVLLAIGLPEDEAAGALRFTLGSASTAEEIDTLLAALPTALDRARAAGLS
- a CDS encoding tetratricopeptide repeat protein → MATEMPQRIPSGGVDLSHLAQRGAAAPAGPAGQAPSGAQSPGAPQTVDVPSLVLDVTDAAFGQIAPLSAVVPIVFDLWAEWSEPSKALSPLLEKVTRELDGRVLLARVDVDANPGLAQAFQAQSIPTVVAMIGERPVPLFQGPVPEQEVREFFVRLIQLAEENGVAGRVNAPAGDGSEAPGPVEPQIPEAHIAAFEAAERGDFETAVREWEAVLQKSPADADAKAALAQSKLLLRLQGHTLEDIRAEAAANPADLEAQMRVADLDLSGGHIEDSFLRLLDLFAGADDDTRTVIRNRLLELFEVVGVADPRVIAARGKLASLLY